The DNA segment TTTCTAAATATTTTTCTGGAATATCAAGTTCTTTTGGCTCTTCAAAATGTAATTTATTAAAATGTGGTTTTGAAAGCTTTCCAGTTGCTATATATCCAGTATATCTTGCTATTTGAAGAGGAGTTGTAAGCATATTTCCTTGACCAATTGATGTAATAACCGTTTCTCCTACATACCAAGGTTGTTTTAATTTGCTCTCTTTCCACTCTTTATTTGGGTTTATTCCTGCAAATTCATTGTTTAAATCAACACCTGTTATTTTCCCTATTCCTAATTTATCAAGTGTTTGAGAAATTTTATTTATTCCTAATTTTAAACTACCTTTATAGTAAAAATCATCACAACTTTGTTCTAGAGAGCTTCTGAAGTCAATATGTCCATGACCAGTAGTTTTCCAACATCTAAAATTTCTATTTCCAATAGGTAAAGAACCTGTACAATTTACAGAAAAGTTTTCACTTATACCATGCTCTAAAAAAGCAAGTGCAACACCCATTTTAATAACAGAACCAGGAGGGTATAATCCATTTGTAATTTTATTTGTGAATGGATGATTAAAATCATTTTTCATCTTATCCCAATCTTCTTGAGAAATTCCTCTTGCAAAAAGATTACTATCATATTCAGGAAAAGAGGCTGCTGCTAAAATCTCTCCATTTGTAGCATCCATGATTACTATTGAACCACTTTTACCCACAAAAATTTCTTTTAAATATTGTTGAAGTTTAATATCAATAGATATTTTTATATTATTATCTGTTGAAGGTTCTTTTTCTTCTAAAACTTCAATTTCTTTATTATAGGCATTTACTTTTACATCTTTGTAACCAAGTTCACCTTGAAGTTTATTGTTGTAATATTTTTCTATTCCATTTTTACCAACAGTTCCAGTAAACTTGGCAATTTCATTGTTTAAAATATCTTTTGTAGATGCTCTTCCTGTATATCCAATTACGTGAGAAGCAGCATCTCTAAATGGATAAAATCTTTTTGTTGAAGAATCGATTTTTATATCTTCATGTGATGCTAAAATTGTATATTTTGAGAAAAATTCATCATAAGGAACATAATCAACAACATTTATAAAGTTATGATTATATGCAGAATCTTCTTTCAAATAAGTTTTAATTAGTTTTTCTTTATCTAAATTAGGGAGTTGTTTTACTATTAAATCTACAATTCTTTCTAGTTCAGCTCTTTTCTTAGCACTTCTTAAATGAGGTTTTATAGATATAGAAAATCCCATTTCATTTATAGCTATTTTTTCACCATTTCTATCTTCAATAATTCCTCTAACAGGAACTTTATTTACTCTACTAATGTAGTTATTTTTTGATAATTCTTCATAATAAGTATTTGATTTAATAGAAAGAAAATATACTCTAGATAGTAAAGTTATAATTATTGCTATAATAAATATATAGATTAAATTTAGTCGTAAATTCAAAGAAATACTCCAAAAAATATAAAGTCAAATAGTATATTTAAAAGTAGGGCAAAAAATATTTTTTCATCCATTCCGTAAAATAGTGACCACATTATGATAAGACCAACATAAAAAAATAGCATATAAACATAGCTATTTGCTAAATCATACGAACCATAAGAATCTGACTTTGGAATAATAAAAATATAAATAAATAAAGATAGTAAGGTTAGTGAAAAAGGCTTTAGTCCGGAATTTATCTCAATAAATAAAAAAGCAATAACTACAAATATTAAAGAATAAAGA comes from the Aliarcobacter cibarius genome and includes:
- the mrdA gene encoding penicillin-binding protein 2; this translates as MNLRLNLIYIFIIAIIITLLSRVYFLSIKSNTYYEELSKNNYISRVNKVPVRGIIEDRNGEKIAINEMGFSISIKPHLRSAKKRAELERIVDLIVKQLPNLDKEKLIKTYLKEDSAYNHNFINVVDYVPYDEFFSKYTILASHEDIKIDSSTKRFYPFRDAASHVIGYTGRASTKDILNNEIAKFTGTVGKNGIEKYYNNKLQGELGYKDVKVNAYNKEIEVLEEKEPSTDNNIKISIDIKLQQYLKEIFVGKSGSIVIMDATNGEILAAASFPEYDSNLFARGISQEDWDKMKNDFNHPFTNKITNGLYPPGSVIKMGVALAFLEHGISENFSVNCTGSLPIGNRNFRCWKTTGHGHIDFRSSLEQSCDDFYYKGSLKLGINKISQTLDKLGIGKITGVDLNNEFAGINPNKEWKESKLKQPWYVGETVITSIGQGNMLTTPLQIARYTGYIATGKLSKPHFNKLHFEEPKELDIPEKYLETMRKGMYDVSYGDKGTARKYLSSKVPIATKTGTAQVVSIPQSEKVRMKESEMEYYQRSHAWITSYGPYKNPKYVVTILQEHGGGGGSATGEVLSKIYNKLLDLGYITLEN